A window of the Paenibacillus woosongensis genome harbors these coding sequences:
- a CDS encoding bifunctional 4-hydroxy-2-oxoglutarate aldolase/2-dehydro-3-deoxy-phosphogluconate aldolase — protein MKKIKVLQNITELGVVAVIRGDDAESAYQMSKACIEGGLNNIEVTFTTPDADEVIKRLIKEYGGQAVIGAGTVLDPITARIAILAGAEFVVSPSFDEETGKLCNLYSIPYMPGCMTLNEMKEALKLGVDVLKLFPGNNFNPGYIKAVKGPMPHVNIMPTGGVDLDNMEQWVRSGCIAVGIGGNLTAPAKEGRYDLIAELAAKYVAKFREIRA, from the coding sequence ATGAAGAAAATAAAAGTGCTGCAAAATATTACAGAGTTGGGCGTCGTCGCGGTAATCCGCGGAGACGATGCGGAGTCCGCCTATCAAATGTCCAAGGCTTGCATCGAAGGCGGTTTGAACAATATTGAGGTTACTTTTACGACGCCGGACGCCGACGAGGTTATCAAACGCCTGATTAAAGAATACGGAGGGCAGGCTGTGATCGGTGCGGGAACGGTGCTGGATCCGATCACCGCGAGAATCGCCATTTTGGCAGGAGCCGAATTCGTCGTGAGTCCTTCCTTTGATGAGGAGACAGGCAAGCTGTGCAATCTGTACAGCATACCTTACATGCCTGGCTGTATGACGCTTAATGAGATGAAGGAAGCGTTGAAGCTCGGCGTGGACGTGCTGAAGCTGTTCCCGGGCAATAACTTCAATCCGGGTTATATCAAGGCTGTCAAAGGCCCGATGCCGCATGTCAACATCATGCCAACCGGCGGCGTTGACCTCGACAATATGGAGCAGTGGGTTCGCAGCGGATGCATTGCTGTAGGGATCGGCGGAAACCTGACGGCACCGGCCAAGGAAGGGCGTTATGATCTGATCGCTGAGCTTGCCGCTAAATACGTGGCCAAGTTCCGCGAAATCCGTGCATAA